The DNA sequence ATTGTGCGCGCCACCGATTTTATTCCCAACGAGCAAGTGGCCAACTACTTCTGCGCGGCCGATATGGTGGTGCAGCCTTACAAGCACGCCACACAAAGCGGCGTCTCGCAGGTAGCCTACCACTTCGGCCGGCCCATGCTCGTGACCGATGTAGGCGGCCTGGCCGAGCTGATCCCGGACGGCGTGGTGGGCTACGTGGTGCCGCCTACCCCCAGGGCCCTGGCCGATGCGCTGGTAGATTTTTACGCGAAAAGCCGGGAAGAAGTCTTCGCCGCCGGCGTGCGCCAGGAAGCGAAGAAGTTTTCGTGGGAGGTGATGGTGGGGGCCCTAAAAGAGGTGGCCGGGTTGTAGCGTAGACTCTGTGAGTCCGCGCGGCTGAACGGTGCAAACTGCACGTTCTAACGCGCAGACTCACAGGGTCCACGCTACGTTACAGCGGAACGCTTTCGCGTACGGCTTGGAGCACTTTGGCTGCTGGCAAATCTTCCATGCAGCTGGTGCCGAGCTTGCAGGTGCCGCGGTAGAAGCACACGCACTGGCGGTTGGGGCCTACGAGCTGGCCACGGCCGTAGAGGTCGAATTCGTGGGGGTTGAAGATGTTGTTCATCAGGATGGTGGGCTTGCGCAGGGCGATGCTAATGTGCATGCCCATCGTGACCTGCGTGACGATGCCCTGCATCTGGTGCACCAGGTTGATGAACTGGGGCAGGGGGAAGGTGCCCGGGTAGGCGGCGCCGGTGGCGGCTTGCAGCTCCAGGTTGCGCGGGTGCTCGGCCTCACCGCCCAGCAGCACGGGCGCGTAGCCAGCGGCTTGCAGGCCGTGGATGAGCTCAATCCACTTTTCGGTGCTCCAGAGGCGGGTGGTCCACCGGTCGCCGCAGCCGGTATTCAGGCCGATGCGGGGGCCCTGGGCGGCGGGCGGCAGGGCCTCCCAGTCGTAGCCGCGGTCGTCGTGGGCGTCGAACACGTACTCTTCGCCCTGGAAGTCGAAGCCGCACAGCTCGAAGATTTCCTGCACGTAGGGCTTAATGTTGGCCAGGCTGAGCTGGTCAAACACGCCAGTGAGGTACTTGTGGTCAGCTTGGGGGTTCACGGGCCAGGGCACGCCGTCGTACTCGCGCAGGGTGTAGCCGAATTTGGCCTCGGCCCGCACGTTCAGCAGCAGAGCGCAGGCTTCCTTTTCCTTGTCGAGGTTGATGGCCACGTCGAACCGCCGGGCCTGGAGCTGCAAAGCACTGGCGTAGTCAAACTTCAGAATCTCATCAACTTCGCGCTGCGGCAAAATGGCCGGCGTGAGCGTGAGCCAGGTAATGAAGCAGCCCGGGTGCTCGTGCCGCAGCCGCCGCAGCAGCGGCGTGGTCCGAATCACGTCGCCGATGGCCCCGAGCTTGATCAGGAGAATGCGCTTGCCGGCGGGCGCGTACACTGGGCACTCGGCGCAGGTGTAGCCGTGCTCTTTGTTGGGCCGGCAGGGCAGGTCGCCGCGGAAGTGGCGGCAGTCGGGGCGAACGGGAACGTTGTGGAGGAGGGAAGGCACGCGAGGGACAAAAGTGGCAAGCGGCAAAAGTAGGGCCCCGGCCAGCGTTTGCGCAGCGGCGGCGGGCGCGCGTCAGGGGCGCGGCGCCTCCGGGGCCGGGGCGGCGGGCGGGGCCGGCGCCTCTGGGGCTGGCGCTTCCGGGGCCGGGGCGGTGGAAGCTGGAGCGTCTGCGGGGGCGCTGGATAAGGGTGGGGCGTCTGCGGCGGGCGGGGCCGGGGCGGGGCAGCCCTTCAGTTCCCAGGGGCCCTTCTGCTTGGGGCACTTGTCGTATTTATCGCTTACTTGGTCGCCGTCGCGGTCTTTGCGGCGGTGGCGGTGCAGGGCCAGGGCCCAGCCAAAATAAAAGTTGGCGCCCGTGGCGGTGGTCAAGCCAAAAATACCCCCCAGGTTATCCGAACCCACGAACAGGGGCCCGAGCCGCACCATGGCCCCCACCTGGAAGTTCTGGTAGTTGTTGGCCCAAATGAGCGGCACTGCCACTTCGGCACGGCTGAATTCGAGGCGCGGCGTGAGGGCCAGGGCGCTGGGCGTGCGGCTGCCGATGGTGCGGGCCGGCAGCAGGTTTTGCGTCCACAGCACGCCCGCGTACAGGTGGTTGGCCAAGCGGTAGTCGGCCGTGAGGCGCAAGGCCGCGGGCAGGTAGCTGGTGAACTCCCGGGCCTGGCTGCGCAGGCCCACCAGGCGCTCGAGCGTGGGGCCCACCGACGACAACGGGTTGAATGTGAGCGTATCGACCCGGCCCAGCTGCACGGTGCGGGTATTGGCCAGGGCTGCCTGGTGCACGTACCGCTCGTTGGCGTACCGGAGGGCCCCCAGGTCGGTGAGGGCTACCCCCAGGCGCAGCCGGTACTTGTTCTGGGCCGGGTCGTCCTGCTCGGCGCCGTCCATGCGGTACCGGTACTGCGCGTGCTGGGGCCGCCACTCGTAGGTAAAACCCAGGTCGGCGCCGTAGCCCTGGCCCAGGCGCTGGCTGCCGTAGCGTGCGCCGAAGCCGTGGCCATCCTGGTTATACGCCTGGGGGTCGGTGTAGCCATAGCTCACGTTGGGGCTGCGCAGCTGCAGGCTGTCGCGGCCGTACACTTGGTAGCCGGTGCCCTCGTTGAGCACGTAGCCGCCGCCCAGCCCCACGAGGTACTTTAGCGTGAGGCCGCCTTTGAAAAAATGCTCCGGGTTGGGCGCGAAGGTGCGGGCGTACGTCAGGGCAAATTCGTGGTAGCTGTCGACGTGCAGGTTG is a window from the Hymenobacter nivis genome containing:
- a CDS encoding glycosyltransferase family 9 protein; this translates as MPSLLHNVPVRPDCRHFRGDLPCRPNKEHGYTCAECPVYAPAGKRILLIKLGAIGDVIRTTPLLRRLRHEHPGCFITWLTLTPAILPQREVDEILKFDYASALQLQARRFDVAINLDKEKEACALLLNVRAEAKFGYTLREYDGVPWPVNPQADHKYLTGVFDQLSLANIKPYVQEIFELCGFDFQGEEYVFDAHDDRGYDWEALPPAAQGPRIGLNTGCGDRWTTRLWSTEKWIELIHGLQAAGYAPVLLGGEAEHPRNLELQAATGAAYPGTFPLPQFINLVHQMQGIVTQVTMGMHISIALRKPTILMNNIFNPHEFDLYGRGQLVGPNRQCVCFYRGTCKLGTSCMEDLPAAKVLQAVRESVPL
- a CDS encoding DUF5723 family protein, producing MNPSAIADARTSFYLNLVGGDVNFYNDYLQLDLPQRPWQKDFSFKKEYLRERLNGAPKAGSASAEVHLPSLLVALGPWAALAFTNRGRAFVQASNVSESLARLARYGLGDADRLGLANQLLEDNRFNLHVDSYHEFALTYARTFAPNPEHFFKGGLTLKYLVGLGGGYVLNEGTGYQVYGRDSLQLRSPNVSYGYTDPQAYNQDGHGFGARYGSQRLGQGYGADLGFTYEWRPQHAQYRYRMDGAEQDDPAQNKYRLRLGVALTDLGALRYANERYVHQAALANTRTVQLGRVDTLTFNPLSSVGPTLERLVGLRSQAREFTSYLPAALRLTADYRLANHLYAGVLWTQNLLPARTIGSRTPSALALTPRLEFSRAEVAVPLIWANNYQNFQVGAMVRLGPLFVGSDNLGGIFGLTTATGANFYFGWALALHRHRRKDRDGDQVSDKYDKCPKQKGPWELKGCPAPAPPAADAPPLSSAPADAPASTAPAPEAPAPEAPAPPAAPAPEAPRP